A single Hyperolius riggenbachi isolate aHypRig1 chromosome 12, aHypRig1.pri, whole genome shotgun sequence DNA region contains:
- the LOC137540902 gene encoding uncharacterized protein: MIVQKALMESIASLLEKKVIRQVPASHMHAGFYSPVFLVKKPKGDYRFIINLKSLNRFILYKRFRMDNMRTVVNLLQRDCYMVSLDLRDAYLHIPMSLRSQRFLRFAIRTAGESAQTTTIREAMSLLGLMTSAFMTMVWGQFHSRQLQVWILRVWNKKKSSLDDRVLIPPKVKLSLDWWKEQVHLSTGRLWNFPTECILTTDASAIGWGAHFKNMPAQGLWSQTLSSMPSNNRELEAVRLALEHFSSFLQMKHVLIQTDNSSVVAYLNRQGGTRSASLWSQTQRIMSWAEQWTCSLKAIHLKGSRNCMADFLSRETLLQDEWSLHQEVFQEILQKWGSPDIDLFASKHNNKCPQFCSLSREDNSKVIDAFSIKWEFPLVYAFPPITVIPKVLNKIMQEKVRAILITPFWPKRPWFSLLKRLAVEDPWILPNRPDLLSQGPFFHPQLTMFKLTAWNLNGHS, encoded by the exons ATGATTGTTCAGAAGGCACTGATGGAATCGATTGCCTCCCTACTGGAGAAGAAGGTGATACGCCAGGTACCCGCCTCTCACATGCATGCAGGCTTCTACTCCCCTGTCTTCCTAGTCAAAAAACCCAAAGGAGATTACAGGTTCATCATAAATCTAAAGTCATTGAACAGATTCATCTTATACAAAAGATTTCGAATGGACAATATGAGGACAGTAGTGAACCTACTACAGAGAGACTGTTATATGGTGTCCCTAGACCTCAGAGATGCATACTTACACATCCCCATGAGTCTGAGATCACAGAGGTTTCTGAGATTTGCCATCAGGACTGCAGGGGAG AGTGCTCAGACCACAACAATAAGAGAAGCTATGTCACTTCTGGGGCTCATGACTTCTGCCTTCATGACTATGGTTTGGGGACAGTTTCATTCAAGGCAACTCCAGGTATGGATCCTGAGGGTATGGAACAAGAAGAAGTCTTCTCTAGACGACAGGGTACTGATCCCTCCCAAGGTGAAGCTTTCTTTGGACTGGTGGAAGGAACAAGTACATCTCTCGACAGGCCGTCTCTGGAACTTTCCAACAGAATGCATTCTGACAACAGATGCAAGTGCAATAGGGTGGGGGGCACACTTCAAGAATATGCCAGCCCAGGGTCTATGGTCTCAAACTCTAAGCAGCATGCCATCGAACAACAGAGAGTTGGAAGCAGTCAGATTGGCTCTAGAACATTTCTCCTCATTCCTCCAGATGAAACATGTGTTGATCCAGACAGACAATTCTTCAGTAGTGGCATACCTGAACAGGCAGGGGGGTACCAGGAGTGCTTCCCTTTGGAGTCAGACTCAAAGGATAATGTCCTGGGCGGAACAATGGACTTGTTCTCTAAAAGCTATACATTTGAAAGGTTCTCGAAATTGCATGGCAGATTTCCTCAGTCGGGAGACTTTGTTACAGGACGAGTGGAGCCTTCACCAGGAAGTGTTTCAAGAGATTCTGCAGAAATGGGGCAGTCCAGACATAGACTTATTTGCTTCCAAGCACAACAACAAATGCCCTCAGTTCTGTTCCCTCTCTCGGGAGGACAACTCAAAGGTCATAGATGCCTTCTCAATCAAGTGGGAGTTTCCTCTGGTCTATGCCTTTCCACCAATTACAGTGATTCCGAAAGTACTGAACAAAATAATGCAGGAGAAGGTCAGAGCGATATTGATAACTCCTTTTTGGCCAAAAAGACCTTGGTTCTCGCTGCTGAAAAGGTTAGCTGTAGAGGATCCCTGGATATTACCGAACAGACCAGACTTACTATCTCAGGGCCCGTTCTTCCATCCACAGCTGACCATGTTCAAGCTAACAGCGTGGAACCTGAATGGACACTCCTGA